Proteins found in one Camelus bactrianus isolate YW-2024 breed Bactrian camel chromosome X, ASM4877302v1, whole genome shotgun sequence genomic segment:
- the LOC105069980 gene encoding melanoma-associated antigen D4 isoform X2, with translation MAEGSYRMESEGYNVEDMDEGSDDVGEEEMAEGNDYEEFGAFGGYGALTSFDIRILRAFGSLGPGFRILANEPWELENPMLARTLMEAFRLDPETLANEAAARAASVARAAASNQAARAAAAAARATYNQVVANHSVATGQASGGDAQPEAQAATPETSLASPHSSQMLVNSEMAAPGAPATSTPPQTSSQGQEAASEGPSSACVFSQAPCTSGTEATRPKTALLGQNDVFDFSQPAGVSGMAFPRPKRPAPAQEAATEGPSAASGGPQAASAGEGAATRPKTTKSGKALAKTRWVEPQNVAATAAAKAKMATSIPEPEEAAATAQQSAEPRARTGGKRTKKSKHLDDEYESSEEEREPPVVPPTWRASQPPVTTVRPQPAPRPPMALRSQVPSRHVLCLPPRNVTLLQERANKLVKYLMIKDYKKIPIKRSDMLKDVIREYDEHFPEIIERATYTLEKKFGIHLKEIDKEEHLYILVCTRDSSARLLGKTKDTPRLSLLLVILGVIFMNGNRASEAVLWDALRKMGLRSGVRHPFLGDLRKLITDDFVKQKYLEYKKIPNSSPPEYEFLWGLRAHHETSKMRVLRFIAQYQNRDPREWRAHFLEAVDDAFKTMDVDMAEEHARARMRAQMNIGDEALVGRWSWDDIQVELLTWDEDGDFGDAWARIPFAFWARYHQYILNSNRANRRATWRAGVSSGTNAAASTSLLDGPSTSSTIRTRNAARTSASFFSWIQ, from the exons ATGGCTGAGGGAAGCTACCGCATGGAATCCGAAGGCTACAACGTGGAAGACATGGACGAGGGTAGCGATGACGTCGGGGAGGAAGAGATGGCTGAAGGAAACGACTATGAAGAATTTGGTGCTtttggaggctacggcgccctcACCAGCTTTGACATCCGTATCCTCAGAGCCTTTGGGAGCCTGGGTCCAGGCTTCCGCATCTTAGCG AATGAGCCCTGGGAACTGGAAAACCCTATGCTGGCCAGGACTCTGATGGAGGCATTTCGACTGGATCCAGAAACACTTGCCAACGAGGCTGCCGCCCGTGCTGCCAGCGTAGCCCGTGCCGCCGCCTCCAACCAAGCTGCTCgggccgctgccgctgccgcccgGGCCACCTACAATCAGGTGGTCGCTAACCACTCAGTGGCCACAGGCCAGGCCTCAGGGGGAGATGCCCAGCCCGAGGCTCAGGCAGCCACCCCTGAGACAAGCCTCGCTTCTCCGCACAGCTCTCAGATGCTAGTCAACAGCGAGATGGCCGCCCCCGGGGCTCCCGCAACCTCCACGCCGCCCCAGACATCCTCCCAGGGCCAGGAGGCTGCTAGCGAGGGCCCTAGTTCGGCCTGTGTTTTCTCCCAGGCCCCGTGCACCAGTGGGACAGAGGCCACCCGGCCCAAGACAGCCCTCCTGGGTCAGAACGATGTCTTTGATTTCAGCCAGCCGGCAGGTGTCAGTGGCATGGCCTTCCCACGCCCCAAGAGACCCGCCCCAGCCCAAGAGGCTGCCACAGAGGGCCCCAGTGCTGCCTCCGGGGGACCGCAGGCGGCCTCTGCCGGGGAGGGGGCAGCCACTAGGCCCAAGACGACCAAGTCTGGGAAGGCTCTGGCCAAGACTCGGTGGGTGGAGCCTCAGAATGTGGCGGCAACAGCCGCTGCCAAGGCCAAGATGGCCACGAGCATCCCTGAGCCTGAGGAGGCAGCTGCCACCGCTCAGCAGAGTgctgagcccagggccaggactggAGGCAAGAGGACAAAGAAG TCCAAGCACCTGGATGACGAATATGAGAGCAGCGAGGAGGAGAGAGAGCCTCCCGTGGTCCCACCGACCTGGAGGGCATCGCAGCCCCCAGTGACGACGGTGCGGCCTCAGCCAGCCCCCCGGCCCCCGATGGCCCTGAGGTCCCAGGTACCCTCACGGCACGTACTGTGCTTGCCGCCCCGCAACGTGACCCTTCTGCAAGAGAGG GCAAATAAGTTGGTGAAATATCTGATGATTAAAGACTACAAGAAGATCCCCATCAAGCGCTCAG ACATGCTGAAGGACGTCATCCGAGAATACGACGAACATTTCCCTGAGATCATTGAACGAGCAACTTACACTCTGGAGAAG AAGTTCGGGATCCACCTGAAGGAGATCGACAAGGAAGAACACCTCTACATCCTCGTCTGCACCCGGGATTCTTCAGCCCGCCTCCTGGGAAA GACCAAGGACACTCCCAGGCTGAGCCTCCTCTTGGTGATTCTGGGAGTCATCTTCATGAACGGCAACCGTGCTAGCGAGG CTGTCCTCTGGGATGCTCTACGCAAGATGGGACTACGCTCCGG GGTCAGGCACCCGTTCCTTGGCGATCTGAGGAAACTCATTACAGACGACTTTGTGAAGCAGAA GTACCTGGAGTACAAGAAGATCCCCAACAGCAGCCCCCCTGAGTATGAGTTCCTCTGGGGCCTGCGAGCCCACCACGAGACCAGCAAGATGAGGGTGCTGAGATTCATCGCCCAG TATCAGAACCGAGACCCCCGGGAATGGAGGGCTCATTTCTTGGAGGCCGTGGATGACGCTTTCAAGACGATGGATGTGGATATGGCTGAGGAACACGCCAGGGCGCGGATGAGGGCCCAGATGAACATCGGGGACGAGGCTCTGGTTGGGCGGTGGAGCTGGGACGACATACAGGTCGAGCTGCTGACCTGGGATGAGGACGGAGATTTCGGCGACGCCTGGGCCCGGATCCCCTTCGCTTTCTGGGCCCGATACCATCAGTACATTCTGAATAGCAACCGTGCCAACCGGAGGGCCACCTGGAGGGCTGGCGTCAGCAGCGGCACCAATGCTGCGGCCAGCACCAGCCTCCTCGACGGCCCCAGCACCAGCTCCACCATCCGGACCAGAAATGCCGCCAGGACCAGTGCCAGCTTCTTCTCCTGGATTCAGTAA
- the LOC105069980 gene encoding melanoma-associated antigen D4 isoform X1, with protein sequence MAEGSYRMESEGYNVEDMDEGSDDVGEEEMAEGNDYEEFGAFGGYGALTSFDIRILRAFGSLGPGFRILANEPWELENPMLARTLMEAFRLDPETLANEAAARAASVARAAASNQAARAAAAAARATYNQVVANHSVATGQASGGDAQPEAQAATPETSLASPHSSQMLVNSEMAAPGAPATSTPPQTSSQGQEAASEGPSSACVFSQAPCTSGTEATRPKTALLGQNDVFDFSQPAGVSGMAFPRPKRPAPAQEAATEGPSAASGGPQAASAGEGAATRPKTTKSGKALAKTRWVEPQNVAATAAAKAKMATSIPEPEEAAATAQQSAEPRARTGGKRTKKSKHLDDEYESSEEEREPPVVPPTWRASQPPVTTVRPQPAPRPPMALRSQVPSRHVLCLPPRNVTLLQERANKLVKYLMIKDYKKIPIKRSDMLKDVIREYDEHFPEIIERATYTLEKKFGIHLKEIDKEEHLYILVCTRDSSARLLGKTKDTPRLSLLLVILGVIFMNGNRASEAVLWDALRKMGLRSGVRHPFLGDLRKLITDDFVKQKYLEYKKIPNSSPPEYEFLWGLRAHHETSKMRVLRFIAQYQNRDPREWRAHFLEAVDDAFKTMDVDMAEEHARARMRAQMNIGDEALVGRWSWDDIQVELLTWDEDGDFGDAWARIPFAFWARYHQYILNSNRANRRATWRAGVSSGTNAAASTSLLDGPSTSSTIRTRNAARTSASFFSWIQQR encoded by the exons ATGGCTGAGGGAAGCTACCGCATGGAATCCGAAGGCTACAACGTGGAAGACATGGACGAGGGTAGCGATGACGTCGGGGAGGAAGAGATGGCTGAAGGAAACGACTATGAAGAATTTGGTGCTtttggaggctacggcgccctcACCAGCTTTGACATCCGTATCCTCAGAGCCTTTGGGAGCCTGGGTCCAGGCTTCCGCATCTTAGCG AATGAGCCCTGGGAACTGGAAAACCCTATGCTGGCCAGGACTCTGATGGAGGCATTTCGACTGGATCCAGAAACACTTGCCAACGAGGCTGCCGCCCGTGCTGCCAGCGTAGCCCGTGCCGCCGCCTCCAACCAAGCTGCTCgggccgctgccgctgccgcccgGGCCACCTACAATCAGGTGGTCGCTAACCACTCAGTGGCCACAGGCCAGGCCTCAGGGGGAGATGCCCAGCCCGAGGCTCAGGCAGCCACCCCTGAGACAAGCCTCGCTTCTCCGCACAGCTCTCAGATGCTAGTCAACAGCGAGATGGCCGCCCCCGGGGCTCCCGCAACCTCCACGCCGCCCCAGACATCCTCCCAGGGCCAGGAGGCTGCTAGCGAGGGCCCTAGTTCGGCCTGTGTTTTCTCCCAGGCCCCGTGCACCAGTGGGACAGAGGCCACCCGGCCCAAGACAGCCCTCCTGGGTCAGAACGATGTCTTTGATTTCAGCCAGCCGGCAGGTGTCAGTGGCATGGCCTTCCCACGCCCCAAGAGACCCGCCCCAGCCCAAGAGGCTGCCACAGAGGGCCCCAGTGCTGCCTCCGGGGGACCGCAGGCGGCCTCTGCCGGGGAGGGGGCAGCCACTAGGCCCAAGACGACCAAGTCTGGGAAGGCTCTGGCCAAGACTCGGTGGGTGGAGCCTCAGAATGTGGCGGCAACAGCCGCTGCCAAGGCCAAGATGGCCACGAGCATCCCTGAGCCTGAGGAGGCAGCTGCCACCGCTCAGCAGAGTgctgagcccagggccaggactggAGGCAAGAGGACAAAGAAG TCCAAGCACCTGGATGACGAATATGAGAGCAGCGAGGAGGAGAGAGAGCCTCCCGTGGTCCCACCGACCTGGAGGGCATCGCAGCCCCCAGTGACGACGGTGCGGCCTCAGCCAGCCCCCCGGCCCCCGATGGCCCTGAGGTCCCAGGTACCCTCACGGCACGTACTGTGCTTGCCGCCCCGCAACGTGACCCTTCTGCAAGAGAGG GCAAATAAGTTGGTGAAATATCTGATGATTAAAGACTACAAGAAGATCCCCATCAAGCGCTCAG ACATGCTGAAGGACGTCATCCGAGAATACGACGAACATTTCCCTGAGATCATTGAACGAGCAACTTACACTCTGGAGAAG AAGTTCGGGATCCACCTGAAGGAGATCGACAAGGAAGAACACCTCTACATCCTCGTCTGCACCCGGGATTCTTCAGCCCGCCTCCTGGGAAA GACCAAGGACACTCCCAGGCTGAGCCTCCTCTTGGTGATTCTGGGAGTCATCTTCATGAACGGCAACCGTGCTAGCGAGG CTGTCCTCTGGGATGCTCTACGCAAGATGGGACTACGCTCCGG GGTCAGGCACCCGTTCCTTGGCGATCTGAGGAAACTCATTACAGACGACTTTGTGAAGCAGAA GTACCTGGAGTACAAGAAGATCCCCAACAGCAGCCCCCCTGAGTATGAGTTCCTCTGGGGCCTGCGAGCCCACCACGAGACCAGCAAGATGAGGGTGCTGAGATTCATCGCCCAG TATCAGAACCGAGACCCCCGGGAATGGAGGGCTCATTTCTTGGAGGCCGTGGATGACGCTTTCAAGACGATGGATGTGGATATGGCTGAGGAACACGCCAGGGCGCGGATGAGGGCCCAGATGAACATCGGGGACGAGGCTCTGGTTGGGCGGTGGAGCTGGGACGACATACAGGTCGAGCTGCTGACCTGGGATGAGGACGGAGATTTCGGCGACGCCTGGGCCCGGATCCCCTTCGCTTTCTGGGCCCGATACCATCAGTACATTCTGAATAGCAACCGTGCCAACCGGAGGGCCACCTGGAGGGCTGGCGTCAGCAGCGGCACCAATGCTGCGGCCAGCACCAGCCTCCTCGACGGCCCCAGCACCAGCTCCACCATCCGGACCAGAAATGCCGCCAGGACCAGTGCCAGCTTCTTCTCCTGGATTCA GCAACGCTGA